DNA sequence from the Pirellulales bacterium genome:
ATCACGCAAATAATCAGACAACAAGCCTTCGACAAATTCCAGGCTGAGGCTACCAACCTGTGTTTCCAGTTCGATTGTCATCTCGGTAAAAACTACAACGCCAACAAATGAATGGATTAGTAACAGACTTCTAGACGGCCACAAACCATCGTAATAAATCTTAGCGACAGAGATCTTGGGCGTTAATGGGAATTACAACATCGTCGGAAGTGCTAGTTTGACAACTGCTTATGAGTAGCATGGCCGATTTAGTTGAGTTAGCTGTCGATCAGAGTCTTCCAGCGATGGCGTCGGCTTCGATCTTCATGACTTTATCCAGCCGTCGCTGATGGCGAGTCGCAGCGGAGAATTCCGCTCCTAAATACGCGCGAACCACCTCATTGGCCAATTCAGGACCGATCACACGTGCTCCCAGGCATAGCACGTTCATCGAATCGTCTTCTACACCCTGGCGCGCGGAGAAAGTATCGTGACACATGGCCGCACGAATGCCCGGAATTTTGTTGGCCGCCACACTTACTCCCACTCCGCTGCCACAGACGACAATGCCTCGCTGGGCTTTTTCGCCGCGCACAGCCTCAGCCACTGCTAAGGCGTAATCAGGATAATCGTCGTCCGGCACTAGTGTGGTAGCTCCACATTCCAGCACGCTGTGCCCGACGGCTTGCACCTGCGCCATCACGTGTTTTTTCAACGCAAATCCTGCATGGTCACAACCAACAGCGATGATCATGTTTTTGGCTCCGGCGAATGAGGAGTCCATGCTAAAAGGCGACGGGCAAGTGTGCGAAGAGACCGCCTATATCGGCTATTACTACGTACATACTCACCACTCGCACTGCGAGCCCGATTATCTCCTATAACCCGCATTTCTGAAACTCCCCCGCGCCAAACCTTGCGAATGCGTTGACGTTCGACACCTATGACGTAGATAAACATCGACGGGGTTGCTGTTTACCGTCGCGGTTAGACGCTAGTTTCTGTGCACGCAAGCATTTAAAGGAACAAGGATTGTCCGCGGTAAACGGATTGGACAACCCCGTAATAAACAAAAACAAAATTTAGTCACGAAAAACGGCGAATCATGGCAGCACAGCACGCTGCTATTTTCACACCACTGAAGCGGCATTCCGGTGAATTCATGAAAAAAAGCACACTGCTGTTGGTTGACGACGACCGACATGTTCTGACTTCGATGGCGGATTGGTTGCGGGAACAAGATTACAAGGTAGACGTAGCCGGCGACTATGCTTCGGCAGTGTCGGCCATTGAACGTAAGGCATATGACCTGCTGTTGGTCGACATTCGGCTGCCCGATCGCGATGGTTTTGAAATACTGGCATTTTCACGTCTCCGCAATCCGGCGGTGCCAGTAATTTTGCTCACCGGTTACGGAACGGTGGAAACGGCGATCGAAGCTATTCGGGCTGGGGCGTTCGATTTACTCACCAAACCATTGATCGATGAAGAGCTGGAGTTAGCCATTCACCGCGCCCTCAATCAGCGCGAAGTGTTAGAGGAAAACAAGAATTTGAAGGCCCAGCTTGATCTGCGGTTTGGAATTGAAAACGTGCTCGGACACGATCATCGCATGCGGCGTATTTTCGACATGATCGAAAGCGTTGCCGACACAAAAGCCACCGTGTTAATCACTGGCGAAAGCGGCACTGGCAAATCGATGGTTGGTCGGGCCATGCATCGCCATAGCGCCCGGCGAGACAAGCCGTTTGTGGAAATTGCTTGCGGCGCCTTGCCCGAAACGCTCTTGGAAAGCGAGCTGTTCGGGCACGTAGCCGGTTCATTCACTGGCGCAACGGGTGATAAAATTGGCAAATTCAAGCTGGCCGATGGCGGCACGATTTTTTTGGATGAAATCAGCACGGCCAGTGCAGCCATGCAGGTTAAGTTGTTGCGAGTCTTGCAAGAGTTCGAATTCGAACCCGTTGGCGGCACCAAAACCATTCATACTGATTGCCGGATAATACTGGCCACAAATGAAGATCTCTCCAAAGCCGTGGCCGAGGGACGCTTCCGACAGGATTTGTATTACCGTGTGAACGTAATCAATATCGAACTGCCGCCGCTACGAGAACGATTGAGCGACATTCCGTTATTAGCAAAGCATTTCCTGGACGAAGTTTGCCGCGAATCGGGCCGAAAAGTGAACGGTTTTGCCGAAGATGCCCTCACCGCTTTGCAACGATACCGCTGGCCCGGCAATGTACGAGAGTTGCAAAACGTGGTCGAACGCGCCGTGCTGCTGGGAAAAACCGACGTAGTGCAAGTGGAAGATTTACCTCCGCAATTGGCGGTAGAAGCCCCGATTTCTGCACATTCCGAGCTTGGTCACAACCTGAAACAGGCGATGACCGCGCCGGAAAAGCAAATCATTTTCGAAGTGCTGCAGCGAAATGGCTGGAACCGACAAGCCACTGCGTTGGAATTGGGCATCAACCGCACCACGTTGTACAAAAAAATGAAGCGGCTGGGTTTGGAAGATGAACGCTTTGCACGGAAGTAATTTCTGACCGACTGCACTTCTTGAATGAAACTAGGCTATTCATCCGTTTGATCGCGAAATATGCGCTTCAGATAGGCTTGCAGCCGGCCAAGATTGAATGACTCCGTGCGATAGCCAATGTAGCCATCGGGACGAATGAGAATTCCGCTGCTGCGGCCAGGACTGTAAAGTTTTGCAAATTCTTCCCGGCTGTCTGCGACAATTGATAAGCCTTCGATCGAAGGTATTGTGCCGTTGGCTGGGGCGATGACAAACGTCTGAATCAAACTGCCGAATTGCTGACGCAACGCCCTGCAAATATCACAAAATTGTCGGCAATCAGTCCATAAGTCACCGACAACCGCCGTATACAACAATAGTGTGTGGTGGGTCCCCCGCGTCAGATCGAATAGTCGGGATTCGTAATGTACGTTGCTGCGCTTCAGCCCCCGCACGTCGG
Encoded proteins:
- the rpiB gene encoding ribose 5-phosphate isomerase B, with translation MIIAVGCDHAGFALKKHVMAQVQAVGHSVLECGATTLVPDDDYPDYALAVAEAVRGEKAQRGIVVCGSGVGVSVAANKIPGIRAAMCHDTFSARQGVEDDSMNVLCLGARVIGPELANEVVRAYLGAEFSAATRHQRRLDKVMKIEADAIAGRL
- a CDS encoding sigma-54 dependent transcriptional regulator, coding for MKKSTLLLVDDDRHVLTSMADWLREQDYKVDVAGDYASAVSAIERKAYDLLLVDIRLPDRDGFEILAFSRLRNPAVPVILLTGYGTVETAIEAIRAGAFDLLTKPLIDEELELAIHRALNQREVLEENKNLKAQLDLRFGIENVLGHDHRMRRIFDMIESVADTKATVLITGESGTGKSMVGRAMHRHSARRDKPFVEIACGALPETLLESELFGHVAGSFTGATGDKIGKFKLADGGTIFLDEISTASAAMQVKLLRVLQEFEFEPVGGTKTIHTDCRIILATNEDLSKAVAEGRFRQDLYYRVNVINIELPPLRERLSDIPLLAKHFLDEVCRESGRKVNGFAEDALTALQRYRWPGNVRELQNVVERAVLLGKTDVVQVEDLPPQLAVEAPISAHSELGHNLKQAMTAPEKQIIFEVLQRNGWNRQATALELGINRTTLYKKMKRLGLEDERFARK